The Apium graveolens cultivar Ventura chromosome 6, ASM990537v1, whole genome shotgun sequence genome contains a region encoding:
- the LOC141665508 gene encoding uncharacterized protein LOC141665508 — MVNYNKSVITLSPSSTVDCRSVVCHELEVQEADLPGKYLGIPMSIGRNKVAEFSFLTEKGDQKLQGWNNQTISRAGKVTLLKTAAQSIPNFWMQLLLIPNAVCDKLEKRMNAFWWGKGGTNYGIKWLSWD; from the coding sequence ATGGTGAATTACAACAAGTCAGTTATAACTCTTTCACCAAGTTCAACTGTTGACTGTAGGAGTGTTGTTTGCCACGAGCTTGAAGTTCAAGAAGCAGACTTACCAGGAAAATACCTCGGTATTCCAATGAGTATTGGAAGAAATAAAGTGGCAGAATTCAGTTTTTTAACAGAGAAAGGCGATCAGAAATTGCAGGGATGGAACAATCAGACCATATCGAGGGCTGGTAAAGTAACATTGCTCAAGACGGCTGCTCAGTCCATACCAAATTTCTGGATGCAGTTGCTGTTGATACCGAATGCGGTTTGTGATAAATTAGAAAAGAGAATGAATGCTTTTTGGTGGGGTAAAGGAGGGACGAATTATGGGATCAAATGGTTATCATGGGATTGA